A window of Stenotrophomonas indicatrix genomic DNA:
GGCAGGTAGACCAGCGCGGAAATGAAACGGCTGTACTTGTCGCGGCGCAGGAACAGGCGGCTGCGCACGCGCTCCTGCAGACCCAGCACGCCCATCGCGGTGCGGAACAGTTCGTCCTCGCTGGACTGGAACAGTTCTTCGCGCGGCAGGGTTTCCAGGATGTGGCGCAGGGCCTTGCCGCTATGGCTGGAGCCGGCCAGGCCGGACTGCTTCATCACGTGTTCGTAGCGCTGGCGCACCAGCGGGATTTCCCACGGGCGGCGGTTGTAGGCGCTGGAGGTGAACAGGCCGAGGAAGCGCTGTTCGCCGATGATCTTGCCCTTGGCGTCGAATTCCAGCACGCCGATGTAATCCATGTAACCGGCACGATGCACGCGCGAACGGGCATTGGTCTTGGTCAGGATCAGCGCGTCCTTCAGCCCGGACGTGGTGTTCAGGCCCTGCGCGGCCAGGGTCTTGACCGGACGTGCAGCGGACTTGTCCTTGCCGCGCATCAGGCCCAGGCCGGTGTCGTTCAGCGGCGCCAGCACGTCTTCCTTGCCCTGCTTCTCGACGCGGTACTCGCGGTAGCCGAAGAAGGTGAAGTGGTTGTCGGCGGCCCAGCGCAGGAATTCCTGTGCTTCCTTGCGCGAGGCAGCGTCGACCGGCAGCTGGCGGCTGCCAAGGTCGTCGGCCAGCGCCAGCGCCTTGTCCTGCATCGGCTGCCAGTCGCGCACGATGGCGCGCACTTCATCCAGCGCCTTGTTGATGGCCTGCTCGATGTCTGCCATGGCTTCGGCCGGCTGGCGGTCGATCTCCAGCAGCATCACCGATTCCAGCTGGCCCTCGCCGACCTTGGTCAGCTTGCCGGCCTTGTCACGGGTGAAATGCAGCACCGGGTGGCCCAGCACATGCACGCCCACGCCATGCTCGGCCAGCGACATGGTCACGGTGTCGACCAGGAACGGCATGTCGTCGTTGATGATCTGCAGCACGGTGTGCGGCGATTCCCAACCGTTGGCCTTCGCCGTCGGATTGAACACGCGGACATTGGCCTTGCCGGCCTTGCGGGCACGGGCGAACTCCAGCGTTTCGGCTGCGAGCGCGGCCCACTCCTCAGCGCTGTGATGGGGGAACTCGTCGGCCTCCATGCGCTTGTAGAAATCGGCTGCGAATGCCACTGCCTCGGCCTGGGCGGCCGCGGGGTAACGCTTGCGCAAGGCCGTGTACACCGGCTCCAGGGAGAAACCAGCGGTCACTGCGACCTCCGACTCAACTGGTTTGCTTTTGTTTTTCACGGTCTTGGCTGCGGTTTTTTGCGGTTTCATGGCAGAGCGGCGCGCTTGCTCAGTTGGGAAAATGAAATTGTAGCCCTACCGCACGAAAAGGCCTTGCTGCAGGACGGAATAACCAGATTCGGGTTTGCTGCGGTTTAGACGCCCTATTCAGTTCGCACCGGTATGGGCGTCGCAGTCGCGCAGCGTTGCCGACAGGATCGGCAAAACGTGTTACCGGAAGACACATGCGGCAACATCGGCGCGATTCCACAATCCTGAACTGGACGGTATAGTCCACCGCGTGAATCCGGCCTACCTTCCTGTCGCCCTCGACGCGCGTGATGAGCGCGTGTTCGACGCCGTGCGCGAACTGCTTGCCCGACAGGGCATGCAGATGAGCATGGACGCGGTCGCCCAGCATGCAGGCTGCTCGAAGCAGACCCTGTACTCGCGCTACGGCAACAAGCAGGCCCTGCTGCGGCGGGTGATGCAGCGCCACGTCGGCCACGCCACCGGGGCCATGCTGCGTGCACTCCGCGGTGACGACCTGCGTGGCAGCCTGCTGCAGTTCGCCACCGACTTCCTGGAGCACTTCAACCAGCCCCACGTCGGCCAGGCCTGCCGCCTGATCGCCGCCGATGCAGCACAGTTTCCCGAAGAGGCGCGTACGCTGTACCGGCACGGCGCCGGCGCGTTGACACTTCATCTTGCTGAATGGATTGAAACCGTTTGCAGTCGCGGGCTGCTGCGGCATGACGACCCGCACTTCATGGCCGAACTGCTGCTGAGCATGATTGCCGGTCAGGATTTCGACAAACAGCGCTTCCATACCCCCCATCGTGATGACGCTGCATTGCGTCGGCGCTGGGCAGAGTTCTCCGTCGATGGCTTCCTGCGCGCGTTCGCGCCGCAGCCCTCGCCGGCCCCGTCTTCAAACCAACCCCGGAGTTCCTCCTGATGACCGCCCCACTCCGCACCCTTGCCTTGACGTGCGCCGTTGCTGTCGCCGTAGCTGCCTGCAAGAAGCCGGAACAGCCGACGCCCCCACCGCCGGAGGTGGGCGTGATCGACGCCAAGCCGCAGACCCTGCCGCTGCAGCGCGAGCTGGTCGGTCGCCTGTCGCCGTTCCGCAGCGCCGATGTGCGCGCCCGCGTGCCCGGCGTGCTGCTCAAGCGCGTCTATCAGGAAGGCAGCGAGGTCAAGCAGGGCCAGACCCTGTTCCTGATCGACCCGGCGCCCCTGCGCGCCTCGCTCAACGCCTCCGAGGCCCAGCTGGCTTCGGCCCGCGCGACCTACGCCAACGCCAAGGTCGCCGCTGACCGCGCCCGTTCGCTGGCGCCGCAGAAGTTCGTGTCCAAGGCGGACCTGGACAATGCCGAGTCGGCCGAGCGCACCGCGCTGGCCGCGGTCAAGCAGGCCGAAGCCACCGTCACGTCCTCGCGCATCAGCCTGGGCTACACCGAAGTCACCGCCCCGATCAGTGGCGTGGCCAACAAGCAGCAGGTCACCGAAGGCGCGCTGGTCGGCCAGGGCGATGTGACCCTGCTGACCACCGTGGACCAGCTCGACCCGCTGTATGTGAACTTCTCGCTGAGCGTGGATGAACTGACCCAGCTGCGTGCGCAGCAGGCCAAGGGCACCCTGGCCCTGTCCGGCGACGGCAAGGCCACGGTCAACGTCAAACTGGCCGACGGCAGCACCTACAGCGAGCCGGGCACGCTGGACTTCTCCTCGACCACGGTCGACCCGGCCACCGGCGCGGTGTCGCTGCGCGCGGTGCTGCCGAACCCGCAGAAGATCCTGCTGCCGGGCGCCTTCGTCAGCTTCCAGGCCAACCTGGGCGAGCGCAACAATGCCTACCTGGTGCCGCAGCAGGCCCTGCTGCGTGACACCAACGGCGGCTATGTGATGGTGGTGGGTGCCGACGGCAAGGTCGTCCGCAAGAACGTCAAGACCGACGGCGCGCAGAACGGCAACTGGCTGGTCAGCGAGGGCCTGGCCGCGGGTGACAAGGTGGTCGTCGCCGGCGTGCAGAAGGTCAAGGAAGGCACGCCGGCCACGGCCAAGCCGTGGACCCCGGGCCAGGACGCCAACGGCAAGCCTGCCGCCGGCGGCGCTGCTCCGGGCGCGCCTGCCGCAGCTCCGGCCGACGCCAAGGCACCGGCCAAGGCTGACCAGGCCGACAAGGCCGAGCCGGCCGCCACCGAATCGAACAAGCAGTAACGGGACCTTCCGTCATGCCTAAATTTTTCATCGAACATCCAGTCTTCGCCTGGGTGGTGGCGATCCTGATCTCGCTCAGCGGCGTGATCGCGATCCTCAACCTCGGCGTGGAGTCCTACCCCAACATCGCCCCGCCGCAGGTGACCGTCTCGGCCACCTATCCGGGTGCAAGTGCGGATACCACGGAGAAATCGGTCACCCAGGTGATCGAGCAGCAGCTGACCGGCATCGATCACCTGCTGTACTTCAGCTCCTCATCGGCCTCCAACGGCCGCGCGTCGATCACCCTGACCTTCGAGACCGGTACCGATCCGGACATCGCCCAGGTGCAGGTGCAGAACAAGGTCTCGCTGGCCACGCCGCGACTGCCTTCGGAAGTCACCCAGCAGGGTGTGGTGGTGGCCAAGGCCAACGCCGGCTTCCTGATGGTGGTGGCGCTGCAGTCCGATACGCCGACGATCAACCGTGACGCACTGAACGACATCGTCGGTTCGCGCGTGCTCGACCAGGTCTCGCGCATCCCCGGCGTCGGCAGCACCCAGCAGTTCGGTTCCGAGTACGCCATGAACATCTGGCTCAACCCGGAAAAGATGCAGGGCTATGGCCTGTCGGCCAGCCAGGTGCTGGCGGCAGTACGCGCGCAGAACGTGCAGTTCGCCGCCGGTGCGCTGGGCTCCGACCCGTCGCCGGAAGGCCAGCACTTCACCGCCACGGTGTCGGCCGAAGGCCGCTTCAGCTCGCCGCAGGAGTTCGAGAACATCATCCTGCGCGCCAATGCCGATGGCTCGCGCGTGCTGCTGAAGGACATCGCCCGCGTCGCCTTCGGTGCCAACAACTACGGCTTTGATACCCAGTACAACGGCAAGCCCACCGGTGCCTTCGCCATCCAGCTGCTGCCGGGCGCCAACGCCCTGAACGTGGCCGAGGCGGTGCGCGGCAAGATGGACGAGCTGCAGCCCAGCTTCCCGGCCGGCGTCACCTGGTTCTCGCCGTACGACAGCACCACCTTCGTCAAGATCTCGATCCAGGAAGTGGTCAAGACCCTGTTCGAAGCGGTGTTGCTGGTGTTCCTGGTGATGCTGATCTTCCTGCAGAACTTCCGCGCCACCCTGATCCCGACCCTGGTCATCCCGGTGGCCCTGCTGGGTACGTTCCTGGGCATGTGGATGATCGGCTTCACGATCAACCAGCTGACCCTGTTTGCGATGGTGCTGGCGATCGGCATCGTGGTCGATGACGCGATCGTGGTGATCGAGAACGTCGAACGCATCATGACCGAGGAAGGCCTGGCGCCGAAGCCGGCCACGCAGAAGGCGATGACCCAGATCACCGGTGCGGTGGTGGCCATCACCGTCGTGCTGGCGGCGGTGTTCATCCCCTCGGCCCTGCAGGGCGGTGCGGCCGGTGAGATCTACAAGCAGTTCGCCCTGACCATCGCCATCTCGATGGCGTTCTCGGCGTTCCTGGCGCTGGGTTTCACCCCGGCGCTGTGCGCGACGTTCCTCAAGCCGACGCACAACGACAACCCGAACATCGTCTACCGCACCTTCAACAAGTACTACGACAAGATCAGCCACACCTATGTGGGCCACATCACCTCCGCGGTGCGCCATGCACCACGCTGGATGATCCTGTTCGTGGTGCTGACCGCGCTGTGCGGTTTCCTGTTCACCCGCATGCCGGGCAGCTTCCTGCCTGAGGAAGACCAGGGCTATGCACTGGCGATCGTGCAGTTGCCGCCGGGCTCGACCAAGAGCCAGACCAACGAAGCGTTCGCACAGATGCGCGGCATCCTGGAAAAGCAGGATGGCTATGAAGGCATGCTGCAGGTGGCCGGCTTCAGCTTCGTCGGCTCCGGCGAGAACGTGGGCATGGGCTTCATCCGCCTGAAGCCGTGGGAAGAGCGCAAGTTCACTGCTCCGGAATTCATCCAGAACATGAACGGCGCGTTCTACGGCATCAAGGAAGCGCAGATCTTCGTGGTCAACCTGCCGACCGTGCAGGGCCTTGGCCAGTTCGGTGGCTTCGACATGTGGCTGCAGGACCGCAGCGGTGCCGGTTACGAGCAGCTGACCCAGGCCCGCAACATCCTGCTCGGCCAGGCCGCGCAGAAGCCGGACCACCTGGTGGGCGTGCGCCCGAACGGCCTGGAAAACGCCCCGCAGCTGCAGCTGCACGTGGACCGCGTGCAGGCGCAGTCGATGGGCATGTCGGTGTCGGACGTGTACAGCACCATCCAGCTGATGCTGGCCCCGGTGTACGTCAACGACTTCTTCTACGAAGGCCGCATCAAGCGCGTGACCATGCAGGCTGATGGTCCGTA
This region includes:
- a CDS encoding TetR/AcrR family transcriptional regulator — encoded protein: MNPAYLPVALDARDERVFDAVRELLARQGMQMSMDAVAQHAGCSKQTLYSRYGNKQALLRRVMQRHVGHATGAMLRALRGDDLRGSLLQFATDFLEHFNQPHVGQACRLIAADAAQFPEEARTLYRHGAGALTLHLAEWIETVCSRGLLRHDDPHFMAELLLSMIAGQDFDKQRFHTPHRDDAALRRRWAEFSVDGFLRAFAPQPSPAPSSNQPRSSS
- a CDS encoding efflux RND transporter periplasmic adaptor subunit, whose translation is MTAPLRTLALTCAVAVAVAACKKPEQPTPPPPEVGVIDAKPQTLPLQRELVGRLSPFRSADVRARVPGVLLKRVYQEGSEVKQGQTLFLIDPAPLRASLNASEAQLASARATYANAKVAADRARSLAPQKFVSKADLDNAESAERTALAAVKQAEATVTSSRISLGYTEVTAPISGVANKQQVTEGALVGQGDVTLLTTVDQLDPLYVNFSLSVDELTQLRAQQAKGTLALSGDGKATVNVKLADGSTYSEPGTLDFSSTTVDPATGAVSLRAVLPNPQKILLPGAFVSFQANLGERNNAYLVPQQALLRDTNGGYVMVVGADGKVVRKNVKTDGAQNGNWLVSEGLAAGDKVVVAGVQKVKEGTPATAKPWTPGQDANGKPAAGGAAPGAPAAAPADAKAPAKADQADKAEPAATESNKQ
- a CDS encoding multidrug efflux RND transporter permease subunit, whose protein sequence is MPKFFIEHPVFAWVVAILISLSGVIAILNLGVESYPNIAPPQVTVSATYPGASADTTEKSVTQVIEQQLTGIDHLLYFSSSSASNGRASITLTFETGTDPDIAQVQVQNKVSLATPRLPSEVTQQGVVVAKANAGFLMVVALQSDTPTINRDALNDIVGSRVLDQVSRIPGVGSTQQFGSEYAMNIWLNPEKMQGYGLSASQVLAAVRAQNVQFAAGALGSDPSPEGQHFTATVSAEGRFSSPQEFENIILRANADGSRVLLKDIARVAFGANNYGFDTQYNGKPTGAFAIQLLPGANALNVAEAVRGKMDELQPSFPAGVTWFSPYDSTTFVKISIQEVVKTLFEAVLLVFLVMLIFLQNFRATLIPTLVIPVALLGTFLGMWMIGFTINQLTLFAMVLAIGIVVDDAIVVIENVERIMTEEGLAPKPATQKAMTQITGAVVAITVVLAAVFIPSALQGGAAGEIYKQFALTIAISMAFSAFLALGFTPALCATFLKPTHNDNPNIVYRTFNKYYDKISHTYVGHITSAVRHAPRWMILFVVLTALCGFLFTRMPGSFLPEEDQGYALAIVQLPPGSTKSQTNEAFAQMRGILEKQDGYEGMLQVAGFSFVGSGENVGMGFIRLKPWEERKFTAPEFIQNMNGAFYGIKEAQIFVVNLPTVQGLGQFGGFDMWLQDRSGAGYEQLTQARNILLGQAAQKPDHLVGVRPNGLENAPQLQLHVDRVQAQSMGMSVSDVYSTIQLMLAPVYVNDFFYEGRIKRVTMQADGPYRTGQESLKSFYSPSSLTTNADGTNAMIPLSTVVKSEWVSAPPSLSRYNGYSAINIVGSQAPGTSSGEAMQTMEGIVNDDLPAGFGYDWSGLSYQEILAGNAATLLLVLSIVVVFLCLAALYESWSIPVAVLLVVPLGVLGALALSMMRGLPNDLFFKIGLITVIGLAAKNAILIVEFAVEQRAAGKTLRDATIEAARLRFRPILMTSFAFIMGVIPMAISTGAGANSRHAIGTGVIGGMLFATLLGLLMIPVFFVVVRRMLGDKLDEPSKEFLGRQRDAESAHRPDR